The Seleniivibrio woodruffii genome contains a region encoding:
- a CDS encoding bacteriohemerythrin, with translation MSQVKSNRFMLKVVGVLLLQGIVAFFIFWFNYSKLSKAASLDAEAAKAYLADASGSAFLISMLLLIFGLLIAIVVAYFVSGAYGKSVAEVTSVLFKVKQGDLRVRVDGTVAKSMPELGESINSTVEDFETTIASFGFASNNIKSASKNLIEIYTNVGNRISNVNDNVVSVSSAAEELSSTGYNVLEKCRTSFESISKCNEDVVKGKNIVSQSKESMEEIAGSINSIVDVVSGFQKQSQEIGQIVISINDIAEQTNMLALNAAIEAARAGEHGKGFAVVADEVRKLAGKTSESTKKIEDVIKELQTRIKTVSTSVQSSVQMVEKGIELSEYSVQSIEAIDSNIRNVAHQIEGIVHSKEEESLALADVTRSTTEISSETSEIVAVVAESFSAGQNLVDLADGLSGKVKKYKSDKMNVYMPWSKDLELGIKVFDDQHKKLIELINQLYDAIRDNKVKSAIDKILNDLVSYTVYHFNTEEEAFRKYGYPDSAKHVEIHEALKRTVGEVKAKLDSGKEVIGFNIISFLENWVKNHILVEDKKYAPFFKKNGMQ, from the coding sequence ATGAGTCAGGTCAAATCTAACCGTTTCATGCTCAAAGTTGTGGGAGTTCTCCTCCTACAGGGAATTGTAGCATTTTTTATTTTCTGGTTCAACTACAGTAAATTATCAAAAGCAGCCTCTCTTGATGCCGAAGCCGCAAAAGCATATCTGGCAGATGCTTCGGGCTCTGCGTTCCTCATTTCAATGCTTCTGCTCATTTTCGGGCTTCTGATAGCTATTGTAGTGGCATATTTTGTCAGCGGGGCATACGGAAAAAGTGTTGCCGAGGTCACAAGCGTCCTCTTCAAGGTTAAACAGGGAGACCTGAGAGTCCGTGTCGACGGAACGGTCGCAAAATCGATGCCTGAGCTGGGCGAGTCCATCAACTCCACTGTTGAGGATTTCGAAACCACCATCGCCAGCTTCGGATTCGCATCGAACAACATCAAAAGCGCATCTAAAAACCTCATCGAAATATATACCAACGTGGGCAACAGAATAAGCAATGTTAACGACAATGTCGTAAGCGTAAGCTCTGCGGCCGAAGAGCTCTCCTCCACAGGCTACAACGTTCTTGAAAAATGCCGGACGTCCTTTGAAAGCATCAGCAAATGCAACGAGGACGTTGTCAAAGGCAAAAATATAGTCTCCCAGAGCAAAGAGAGCATGGAGGAGATAGCAGGAAGCATCAACTCCATAGTAGACGTTGTATCCGGATTTCAGAAACAGTCACAGGAGATAGGACAGATAGTAATCTCCATCAACGATATAGCCGAGCAGACAAACATGCTGGCGCTCAACGCCGCAATTGAGGCCGCAAGAGCCGGAGAACACGGAAAAGGCTTTGCGGTGGTTGCGGACGAGGTTCGCAAACTGGCGGGCAAGACATCTGAATCAACGAAGAAGATCGAAGATGTTATCAAAGAACTTCAGACACGCATCAAAACAGTGTCCACATCCGTTCAGAGCTCCGTTCAAATGGTTGAAAAGGGTATTGAGCTTTCAGAATATTCAGTTCAGTCCATCGAGGCCATCGACAGCAACATAAGAAACGTTGCCCATCAGATAGAGGGTATCGTCCATTCTAAGGAGGAGGAGTCACTCGCCCTTGCCGATGTCACCAGAAGCACAACCGAGATAAGCTCCGAGACATCCGAAATAGTTGCTGTGGTTGCGGAATCTTTCAGCGCAGGGCAAAACCTTGTGGATCTGGCGGACGGACTGAGCGGCAAAGTTAAAAAGTACAAATCCGATAAAATGAACGTATATATGCCTTGGAGTAAAGACCTTGAACTAGGCATCAAGGTTTTTGACGATCAGCACAAAAAGCTCATCGAACTGATAAACCAGCTTTACGACGCAATCCGTGATAACAAGGTAAAATCAGCTATCGACAAGATACTTAACGACCTCGTTTCATACACCGTATACCACTTCAACACCGAAGAGGAAGCGTTCAGAAAATACGGCTATCCCGACTCGGCAAAACATGTCGAAATACACGAAGCCCTCAAAAGAACAGTGGGAGAGGTTAAGGCAAAACTTGATTCCGGTAAAGAAGTTATCGGATTCAACATCATCTCTTTCCTTGAAAACTGGGTTAAAAACCACATTCTGGTGGAAGACAAAAAATACGCCCCGTTCTTTAAGAAAAACGGTATGCAGTAA
- a CDS encoding two-component system sensor histidine kinase NtrB — MSDCSVNDLNIAFFELQDGRVTDMNPAAEKLLQLAFEAGIKNFKKVLADRVSAGEVNFRLQHREFGIKIITPSTPQRILVFGLDEFRPSLEELFDISSFQHEMKNPLTVIDGTSQLVLAKTSDDYIKKCAGIILNETQRIKHMLQNIRLLSGMVLEYGEFEVKEFLEEMLNSLSVLFPDIKLSVQVEPDLTTVYADKKKLFMAVNNILKNACEAQRSGQVTLHIGLDPTIKYMCRASGQAVPMLKVSISDTGPGVPEETIGKLFTPFFTTKNRGTGLGLVIAKEITEKHKGRIEVQSTVGIGTTFSIYIPMINP; from the coding sequence ATGAGCGATTGCAGTGTCAATGACCTGAATATCGCCTTTTTCGAATTGCAGGACGGCAGGGTCACCGATATGAACCCTGCCGCCGAAAAACTTCTGCAGCTCGCATTTGAGGCGGGTATTAAGAACTTTAAAAAGGTGCTGGCCGACCGTGTTTCTGCGGGTGAGGTCAACTTCAGGCTCCAGCACAGGGAGTTCGGAATAAAGATAATAACTCCCTCAACACCCCAGCGCATACTTGTTTTCGGACTGGACGAGTTCCGACCCAGTCTGGAGGAACTGTTCGACATCAGCTCCTTTCAGCACGAGATGAAAAACCCGCTGACAGTTATCGACGGAACCTCTCAGCTGGTTCTTGCTAAAACCTCCGATGACTATATCAAAAAATGCGCAGGAATAATCCTGAACGAGACACAGAGAATTAAGCATATGCTTCAGAACATCAGACTCCTTTCGGGCATGGTTCTCGAATACGGCGAGTTTGAGGTTAAGGAGTTTCTGGAGGAGATGCTCAATTCGCTGTCGGTTCTTTTTCCCGACATAAAGCTCTCCGTTCAGGTTGAGCCGGATCTCACCACTGTTTATGCAGATAAGAAAAAACTGTTCATGGCTGTCAACAATATACTGAAAAACGCCTGTGAGGCTCAGCGCTCAGGACAGGTAACCCTGCATATCGGGCTTGACCCCACGATAAAGTATATGTGCAGAGCCAGCGGACAGGCCGTTCCCATGCTTAAAGTGTCAATATCCGACACAGGGCCGGGCGTTCCCGAGGAGACCATCGGAAAGCTGTTCACTCCGTTCTTTACCACAAAGAACAGAGGCACGGGGCTTGGGCTGGTCATCGCAAAGGAGATAACCGAGAAGCATAAGGGAAGGATTGAGGTGCAGTCGACGGTGGGGATAGGGACGACGTTCAGTATCTACATTCCCATGATAAACCCCTAG